The following coding sequences lie in one Silvibacterium dinghuense genomic window:
- a CDS encoding TonB-dependent receptor — protein sequence MATTLPMQAQFETSSVLGFVRDSSGAPIANSKVELINTATGTIVTVNTDNQGQYEFTSVHAGEYKVDAGADGFAESLTSPFSVTVNSRQRVDVKLQPGSHTETVTVTGAALQLQTETSDSSTIINHSEVENLPLNGRAYGDLATLVPGVHTNILENQTVTSRDASFNVNGQRSEFNNFLLDGLDNNAYGTSNQGFSNQAIPPSPDAIDQFQVQTNNYSAEFGRASGAVINVSIKSGTNALHGSVWEYNRNTDMNAEGPFVAKSKPTLIRNQFGGAVGGPILKDKLFFFADYEGNRQSQGSYATATIPTTAQLQGIFKDSSGNAIPLRNPVTGTVYTDGVVPTSDWTPLAKLVFAALPQPNANTTLNYATTNYVGTPVATLTDNKGDGRLDYYMSPKTNIFGRYSKHKGDIVDASSIPGDAGGGGNGTIHAYNQQIAAGVTHSFTQNQIVDARIGFTWTQGGKTPYLAGEESLNTEAGIPGLPTDTSVIRKLSSEAVQGFTAWGAQTSNPQFQNPFVIDPKINYTWLKGRHSMKFGWEFLSLNTEIDDFNPVYGYEDFNGAFSQNGGGTSSSADAQAAYLTDFLTGARATYQLNNHVVINQHQRMHFFYAQDDFKFTPKLTINAGLRYELATPAYVSGNHLANFDPTNNTLVQAKSGSLYDRALVNMPKLDFAPNFGFAYQVAPTTVIRAAYGLSFDQFNREGGENLLAYNGPYIVNSSITQVAPYAYSGTKEALCSGENYSGCFRTVAQGYPTDFVSSSNFSTLLAETRFIPKNISTGYVQSWHADVQQQVGKNDTFTLSYVGSHGVHLWVLADWNQAAINAPGGTLNLQSRRPISTFTGIEVSLPEGFLRYNSLQAKWEHRTSYGLYLLNAFTWGHAIDNASGHLDTPNGDNSRIVLGNPQYNVGQSAYNQPINDTLTLVYDLPYGKNRQWGGGANRWVQMALGDWQITATNMATSGAPVNLTYSDSASQDISDILVYHPYVTGNPKNKKSAWVKTSTSLNGYLNSSAVAVPTSQQSPLGNSGRNSIRDQEFNQLNLGLHKSFRLWNDTTKFDIRGEAFNALNHVNYQAPDYNRSDSTFGQISSAFPARQLQVAGKITF from the coding sequence TTGGCCACAACGCTCCCGATGCAGGCGCAGTTTGAAACCTCATCGGTCCTTGGTTTTGTTCGCGATTCGAGCGGTGCGCCGATCGCCAACAGCAAGGTTGAGCTCATCAACACCGCCACGGGCACGATCGTGACCGTGAATACGGATAACCAGGGCCAGTACGAGTTCACCAGCGTGCACGCCGGGGAATACAAGGTTGATGCCGGCGCGGACGGCTTTGCCGAATCGCTGACCTCGCCCTTCTCGGTCACCGTCAACTCGCGTCAGCGCGTGGACGTCAAGCTGCAGCCGGGCAGCCATACGGAAACAGTCACGGTCACGGGTGCAGCGTTGCAGCTCCAGACCGAAACCAGCGACTCCTCGACCATCATCAATCACTCCGAAGTCGAGAATCTGCCGCTGAACGGCCGCGCCTATGGTGACCTGGCCACGCTGGTTCCAGGCGTTCACACCAATATCCTGGAAAACCAGACGGTGACCAGCCGCGATGCTTCGTTCAACGTGAACGGTCAGCGTTCGGAGTTTAATAACTTCCTGCTCGACGGTCTGGATAACAACGCCTATGGCACGTCGAACCAGGGCTTCTCGAACCAGGCTATTCCGCCCTCGCCGGACGCCATCGACCAGTTCCAGGTGCAGACGAACAACTATTCGGCCGAGTTCGGCCGCGCCTCGGGCGCTGTCATCAACGTGTCGATCAAGAGCGGCACCAACGCTCTGCACGGCAGCGTGTGGGAGTACAACCGTAACACCGACATGAACGCGGAAGGCCCCTTCGTGGCCAAGTCGAAGCCCACGCTGATTCGCAACCAGTTCGGCGGTGCGGTCGGCGGTCCCATCCTCAAGGACAAGCTCTTCTTCTTCGCCGACTATGAAGGCAACCGCCAGTCGCAGGGCTCCTATGCCACGGCAACCATTCCGACCACGGCTCAGCTCCAGGGCATCTTCAAGGACAGCTCGGGCAACGCGATCCCGCTGCGCAACCCGGTTACCGGCACCGTCTACACGGATGGTGTGGTTCCGACTTCGGACTGGACGCCGCTGGCCAAGCTGGTCTTCGCCGCGCTGCCCCAGCCCAATGCCAACACCACGCTGAACTACGCGACCACCAACTACGTCGGAACCCCGGTTGCGACCCTCACCGACAACAAGGGTGATGGCCGTCTTGACTACTACATGAGCCCGAAGACCAACATCTTCGGCCGCTACTCGAAGCACAAGGGAGATATCGTCGATGCCTCGTCGATCCCCGGCGATGCGGGCGGTGGCGGCAACGGCACGATCCATGCGTATAACCAGCAGATCGCGGCTGGTGTCACGCACTCCTTCACGCAGAACCAGATTGTCGATGCCCGTATCGGCTTCACTTGGACCCAGGGCGGCAAGACCCCGTATCTGGCCGGCGAAGAGAGCTTGAATACTGAGGCTGGCATCCCGGGTCTCCCGACCGATACCTCGGTTATTCGTAAGCTGAGCTCGGAGGCCGTGCAGGGCTTTACCGCGTGGGGCGCGCAGACCTCGAACCCGCAGTTCCAGAACCCCTTCGTCATCGACCCCAAGATCAACTACACCTGGCTCAAGGGTCGCCACTCGATGAAGTTCGGCTGGGAGTTCCTCTCGCTCAACACTGAGATCGACGACTTTAACCCGGTCTACGGCTATGAAGACTTCAACGGCGCTTTCAGTCAGAACGGCGGCGGCACCAGCTCCTCCGCGGACGCGCAGGCTGCCTACCTCACCGACTTCCTGACCGGCGCCCGTGCCACCTATCAGCTGAACAACCACGTCGTCATCAACCAGCACCAGCGCATGCACTTCTTCTATGCGCAGGACGACTTCAAGTTCACGCCCAAGCTCACCATCAATGCGGGTCTCCGCTATGAGCTGGCTACGCCGGCTTACGTAAGCGGCAACCACCTGGCGAACTTCGATCCGACGAACAACACCCTGGTGCAGGCCAAGAGCGGTTCGCTCTATGACCGTGCCCTGGTCAACATGCCCAAGCTGGACTTCGCGCCGAACTTCGGTTTCGCCTACCAGGTGGCGCCGACGACTGTGATCCGCGCGGCTTACGGCCTCAGCTTCGATCAGTTCAACCGTGAAGGCGGCGAAAACCTGCTGGCCTACAACGGTCCGTACATCGTCAACTCTTCCATCACGCAGGTTGCTCCCTACGCCTATTCCGGCACCAAGGAAGCACTGTGCTCTGGCGAGAACTACAGCGGCTGCTTCCGTACGGTGGCGCAGGGTTATCCGACGGACTTCGTGAGCTCCTCGAATTTCAGCACGCTGCTGGCAGAAACCCGCTTCATCCCCAAGAACATCTCCACCGGTTACGTGCAGAGCTGGCATGCTGACGTGCAGCAGCAGGTCGGCAAGAACGACACCTTTACCCTGAGCTATGTCGGTTCGCACGGTGTCCACCTTTGGGTGCTGGCTGACTGGAATCAGGCGGCGATCAACGCTCCGGGCGGAACTCTGAACCTGCAGTCACGTCGCCCCATCTCTACCTTCACCGGCATCGAAGTCTCTCTGCCCGAAGGCTTCCTGCGCTATAACTCGCTGCAGGCCAAGTGGGAACACCGCACCTCGTACGGTCTCTACCTGCTGAACGCCTTCACCTGGGGCCATGCGATCGACAACGCCTCCGGTCACCTCGACACGCCGAATGGCGACAACTCGCGTATCGTGCTCGGCAACCCCCAGTACAACGTGGGTCAATCGGCCTACAACCAGCCCATCAACGATACCCTTACCCTGGTCTATGACCTGCCTTACGGTAAGAATCGCCAGTGGGGCGGCGGTGCCAATCGTTGGGTCCAGATGGCGCTCGGCGACTGGCAGATCACGGCCACCAACATGGCCACCAGCGGTGCGCCGGTTAACCTGACCTACTCGGATAGCGCGAGCCAGGACATCAGCGACATCCTTGTCTATCACCCGTATGTGACCGGCAATCCGAAGAACAAAAAGAGCGCCTGGGTCAAGACGTCCACCTCGCTCAACGGCTACCTGAACTCGAGCGCGGTTGCTGTCCCGACCTCGCAGCAGTCGCCGCTGGGCAACTCGGGTCGTAACTCGATCCGCGACCAGGAATTCAACCAGCTCAACCTCGGCCTCCACAAGAGCTTCCGTCTGTGGAACGACACCACGAAGTTCGACATCCGTGGTGAGGCCTTCAACGCGCTGAATCACGTCAACTACCAGGCTCCGGACTACAACCGCAGCGACAGCACCTTCGGCCAGATCAGCTCGGCCTTCCCGGCGCGTCAGCTGCAGGTTGCCGGCAAGATCACCTTCTAA
- a CDS encoding zinc-binding alcohol dehydrogenase family protein — MKALVMHGPGIVTIEDVPEPVRKPGEALLRVRRVGLCGTDLSSYRGRNPLVSYPRIPGHEIAATIVELPEEAHGLRTGMDVTLSPYTCCNDCASCRNQRPNACQCNQTMGVQRDGALAEYIRVPVEKLYTAQLGLTELCLVEPLTVGFHAVARAQVTPQDVAVIFGCGGVGLGAVAASAFRNAITVAIDVDDDKLEIARRAGATHTIHSRRQEIAPILAELTGGNGPDVIIEAVGMAQTFRSAVELVSFTGRVVYIGYAKEEVSYETKSFVQKELDIRGSRNALPEDFRQVIRMLERGHFPVDATVSRIAPLEEAPALLKAWDANPAAFTKIMLTLDT, encoded by the coding sequence ATGAAAGCCCTGGTCATGCACGGCCCCGGCATCGTAACCATCGAGGATGTGCCGGAACCGGTGCGCAAGCCAGGCGAAGCATTGCTGCGCGTGCGCCGCGTCGGGCTCTGCGGCACAGACCTCAGCTCCTATCGCGGACGCAATCCGCTCGTGAGTTATCCCCGTATCCCGGGGCACGAGATTGCCGCAACCATTGTCGAGCTGCCTGAGGAGGCGCACGGCCTGCGGACAGGAATGGATGTCACGCTCTCGCCTTATACCTGCTGCAACGACTGTGCCTCCTGCCGCAACCAGCGCCCGAATGCCTGCCAGTGCAACCAGACCATGGGCGTGCAGCGCGATGGCGCGCTTGCCGAATACATCCGCGTTCCAGTGGAGAAGCTCTACACGGCACAACTGGGTCTGACGGAACTCTGTCTTGTCGAACCGCTCACCGTCGGCTTCCACGCGGTAGCCCGGGCGCAGGTGACCCCGCAGGATGTAGCCGTCATCTTCGGCTGTGGGGGCGTGGGCCTGGGCGCGGTCGCAGCCTCGGCCTTCCGCAATGCGATCACCGTAGCCATCGATGTCGATGACGACAAGCTGGAGATTGCCCGTCGCGCCGGCGCGACGCACACCATTCATTCCCGGCGCCAGGAGATTGCGCCGATCCTCGCCGAACTCACCGGGGGCAACGGACCCGACGTCATCATCGAAGCCGTCGGCATGGCGCAAACCTTTCGCTCCGCCGTCGAGCTCGTCTCCTTCACCGGCCGCGTCGTTTATATCGGGTATGCCAAGGAAGAGGTCTCTTACGAAACCAAATCCTTCGTTCAGAAAGAGCTCGATATCCGCGGCTCACGCAATGCCCTGCCCGAAGACTTCCGCCAGGTGATCCGCATGCTCGAGCGCGGTCACTTCCCCGTGGACGCCACCGTAAGCCGGATTGCGCCACTTGAAGAGGCACCTGCCCTGCTCAAAGCATGGGATGCAAACCCGGCAGCGTTCACCAAGATCATGCTCACGCTCGACACCTAA
- a CDS encoding acyltransferase family protein has protein sequence MTSSAPAPQANPGRPASGTARMASLDILRGLTVAFMILVNNAGDGAASYLQLRHSVWNGCTLTDLVFPMFLFIMGISMALSFESRLRKGRSRGEIAIEAARRAATIVVIGLVLNALPFFHLDTLRYCGVMQRIGLCYLMAALIYLAGQARLTAIVTVVLLVGYWALMTWAPVPGCGGNGATLGILNQPCNLASALDRMAIPVAHRYRHTFYDPEGLLSTLPALASVLIGVLVASWLRAPVSQRKKLGWLAASGALLVGMGWIWSEVFPLNKRLWTSSYVLFTAGISLLLLAAAAMLFDGEGEQTPLRRWFQPLASVGRIFGTNALTAYVLSEVLSIVIGAIHAGSAGTLQRLTYLWLPGFLVPGPFRSLVWSVLFVGVCFVPVAVLYRRRIFLKL, from the coding sequence GTGACAAGTTCTGCCCCTGCTCCTCAGGCGAATCCCGGAAGGCCCGCTTCGGGCACTGCCCGTATGGCCTCGCTCGACATCCTCCGCGGACTCACCGTCGCCTTCATGATTCTGGTCAACAACGCCGGAGATGGTGCGGCATCCTATCTTCAGTTGCGCCACTCGGTATGGAATGGCTGCACCCTCACCGATCTCGTGTTTCCCATGTTTCTCTTCATCATGGGGATATCCATGGCGCTCTCGTTCGAGTCCCGCCTGCGCAAGGGAAGGAGCCGGGGTGAGATTGCGATAGAGGCCGCGCGCCGCGCCGCCACGATCGTAGTCATCGGTCTCGTTCTGAATGCGCTGCCCTTCTTCCATCTGGATACGCTGCGCTACTGCGGCGTCATGCAGCGGATCGGACTCTGCTATCTGATGGCAGCGTTGATCTATCTTGCCGGCCAGGCGCGCCTCACAGCCATCGTCACGGTGGTTCTGCTTGTCGGCTATTGGGCTTTGATGACCTGGGCGCCGGTGCCCGGCTGCGGCGGCAACGGCGCGACGCTCGGCATCCTCAACCAGCCCTGCAATCTCGCCAGCGCTCTCGATCGCATGGCGATTCCGGTGGCGCATCGCTATCGCCACACGTTCTACGATCCCGAAGGCCTGCTGAGCACACTGCCTGCGCTGGCTTCGGTGCTCATTGGCGTGCTGGTGGCATCATGGCTCCGCGCACCTGTCTCGCAGAGAAAAAAGCTCGGCTGGCTTGCTGCTTCCGGCGCTCTTTTGGTTGGGATGGGGTGGATCTGGAGTGAAGTCTTCCCGCTCAACAAGCGGCTCTGGACCAGTTCCTACGTGCTCTTCACTGCGGGAATCTCGCTGCTGCTGCTCGCCGCTGCCGCAATGCTGTTTGACGGGGAAGGTGAGCAGACTCCACTTCGCCGCTGGTTCCAGCCGCTGGCCTCTGTCGGGCGCATCTTCGGCACCAATGCGCTGACGGCCTATGTGCTCTCGGAGGTGCTGTCCATCGTGATCGGCGCCATCCATGCCGGCAGCGCAGGCACCCTGCAGCGGCTCACCTATCTGTGGCTGCCCGGTTTCCTCGTGCCCGGTCCCTTCCGTTCGCTTGTCTGGTCGGTACTTTTTGTCGGTGTCTGCTTTGTGCCGGTTGCTGTACTCTACCGCAGACGCATCTTCCTCAAGCTCTAA
- a CDS encoding alpha-L-fucosidase, which yields MLRRDFCKLAAAAAAARAIPSLGQTPTAAALPPGFHQYREDYAAYCATPAKDRIFYALRDGKIVKTQLDEASWKPTEWGEPPVLPIPGGSWDGVPMDSPIPGLGGTGPFQGNWDSLLAYEAPEWYQDAKFGIWAHWSPQCVPEDGDWYGRRMYEEKDDVYKFHLEHYGPQSRFGYKDLCAQWTLLNWEPDEFITRAKKAGARLFIALANHHDSFDAWNSKHQPWNAVSIGPHRDVIGTWAAAARKQGLRFGVTVHQARNWWWFQTSHNADTAGPHAGIPYDGAMTQAQGRDQWWEGLDSQRLYGAKHPFDALPDVSFVKNFYDRTVDLIDQHDPDLLYFDNPRLPMGWGGMNLAAYFYNHNLKTRGKMEAVLNGKEIPDNLAKALVADYERGLTSGIMKYPWQSETCIGDWHYNRSLYEKPGEYGGYLPPRDAIHWMIDTVSKNGTFILNIPGRPDGTIDSKEIAVLDGITKWMEVNGEAIYETRPWKVYGEGPNVIESGAFHGKSIAALGVKDIRFTRNKANTVIYAMMLGWTAEPVVIRSLGTASSSNPGKIAHVELIGTSQPVKWNQSSQGLSIALPKGYAPSVDYAAALKVSLA from the coding sequence ATGTTACGCAGAGACTTTTGTAAGCTGGCCGCCGCTGCGGCTGCTGCCCGCGCAATCCCGTCACTGGGACAGACACCCACCGCCGCAGCTCTGCCTCCGGGATTTCACCAGTATCGTGAGGATTACGCTGCCTATTGTGCGACGCCCGCGAAAGACAGAATCTTTTATGCGCTGAGGGACGGAAAGATCGTAAAGACGCAGCTTGACGAGGCCTCCTGGAAGCCGACGGAGTGGGGAGAGCCTCCGGTGCTGCCGATTCCCGGTGGTTCATGGGACGGTGTTCCGATGGATTCTCCGATTCCCGGACTCGGCGGCACCGGGCCCTTCCAGGGAAATTGGGATTCGCTGCTCGCATACGAGGCTCCGGAGTGGTATCAGGATGCGAAGTTCGGCATCTGGGCGCACTGGAGCCCGCAGTGCGTGCCGGAAGACGGCGACTGGTATGGCCGCAGGATGTACGAGGAGAAGGACGACGTCTACAAGTTCCACCTGGAGCATTACGGTCCGCAGTCGCGCTTCGGTTACAAAGATCTGTGCGCGCAGTGGACGTTACTGAATTGGGAGCCGGATGAATTCATTACGCGGGCAAAGAAGGCCGGCGCGCGGCTCTTCATCGCCCTGGCCAATCATCACGACTCCTTTGACGCGTGGAATTCGAAGCATCAGCCGTGGAATGCGGTGTCCATCGGCCCGCACAGGGATGTCATCGGCACGTGGGCCGCGGCGGCGCGCAAGCAGGGCCTGCGCTTTGGTGTGACCGTGCACCAGGCGCGCAACTGGTGGTGGTTCCAGACCTCGCATAACGCGGATACTGCGGGTCCGCATGCAGGCATTCCATATGACGGAGCCATGACGCAGGCGCAGGGCCGCGATCAGTGGTGGGAGGGACTCGATTCGCAGCGGTTGTACGGCGCGAAGCATCCCTTCGATGCGCTTCCCGATGTCTCTTTTGTGAAGAACTTCTACGACCGGACAGTCGATCTCATCGATCAGCACGATCCGGACCTACTTTACTTCGATAATCCTCGCCTGCCCATGGGCTGGGGCGGGATGAACCTCGCCGCTTATTTCTACAACCACAATCTGAAAACCCGGGGAAAGATGGAAGCCGTGCTCAACGGCAAGGAGATTCCTGACAACCTGGCCAAGGCACTGGTGGCGGACTACGAGCGCGGTCTCACCAGCGGGATCATGAAATACCCCTGGCAGTCGGAGACCTGCATCGGCGACTGGCACTACAACCGCAGCCTTTATGAAAAGCCAGGCGAATATGGCGGCTATCTGCCGCCCCGCGATGCTATCCACTGGATGATCGATACGGTCAGCAAGAATGGCACCTTCATCCTGAATATTCCCGGCCGGCCGGATGGCACCATCGACAGCAAGGAAATTGCGGTGCTCGACGGTATTACGAAGTGGATGGAAGTCAATGGCGAGGCCATCTACGAAACGCGCCCCTGGAAGGTGTATGGAGAAGGGCCGAATGTCATCGAGAGCGGAGCTTTTCATGGGAAGAGCATCGCGGCGCTCGGCGTAAAGGACATCCGCTTTACGAGGAACAAGGCAAATACTGTGATCTATGCCATGATGCTGGGCTGGACGGCGGAGCCGGTGGTGATCCGGTCACTTGGCACCGCCTCCTCCTCCAATCCTGGAAAGATCGCACACGTCGAGCTCATCGGTACCAGTCAGCCGGTGAAATGGAACCAGTCTTCGCAGGGGCTGAGCATCGCGCTTCCCAAAGGCTATGCACCGTCTGTGGACTATGCAGCGGCGCTGAAGGTGTCTCTGGCCTGA
- a CDS encoding LacI family DNA-binding transcriptional regulator: MAVRMKDIARDLGLSVVTVSKVLRDHPDIAEETKERVMKRVRELDYQPNVLARSLVTGRSYLIGLIVPDLLHPFFAEIAKALSSAVRAQGYSIILSSSEEDPSLEAREIQQLLARRLDALVIASAAENATSFERLERAEQPYLLIDREFPELAANFVGIDDIAAGRLATEHLIQQGCRNIAHICGGNHSTGVRRYEGYRQALRAARLPFSESLVTGHIHVDTESIRHGAEAARYLLAQRTRPDGIFCFNDPLAIGAMNAILDAGLRIPEDIALIGCGNLHYDASLRVPLSSIDQRSTMIGERAAAILLNMFSSKKRPQPVSVILNPELVVRASSLRKPARQSGTRASAPCKSSRRH; this comes from the coding sequence ATGGCCGTTCGCATGAAGGACATCGCCCGGGATCTCGGGCTCTCTGTCGTCACTGTCTCCAAGGTGCTGCGCGATCATCCCGATATCGCCGAAGAGACCAAAGAGCGCGTGATGAAACGCGTGCGCGAACTGGACTATCAACCGAACGTTCTTGCGCGAAGCCTGGTCACAGGCCGCAGCTATCTCATCGGACTTATCGTGCCGGACCTGCTACATCCGTTCTTCGCCGAAATTGCGAAGGCGCTTTCCAGCGCAGTCAGGGCACAGGGCTACTCCATCATCCTCTCGTCTTCGGAAGAGGACCCGTCGCTCGAAGCGCGTGAGATCCAACAATTACTCGCGCGTCGACTCGATGCGCTGGTCATCGCCTCGGCCGCGGAGAATGCCACTTCCTTCGAACGCCTGGAGCGCGCGGAGCAGCCCTATCTCCTCATCGATCGCGAATTTCCCGAGCTGGCTGCAAACTTTGTCGGCATCGACGATATAGCGGCCGGCCGTCTTGCCACGGAGCACCTCATCCAGCAGGGCTGCCGCAACATTGCCCATATCTGCGGCGGAAATCACAGCACCGGCGTGCGCCGCTACGAGGGTTACCGGCAGGCGCTGCGCGCAGCCCGACTTCCCTTCTCCGAATCGCTTGTCACCGGACACATCCACGTCGATACCGAAAGTATCCGGCACGGCGCGGAGGCTGCTCGCTATCTGCTTGCACAGCGGACTCGGCCAGACGGCATCTTCTGCTTCAACGATCCGCTCGCGATCGGCGCGATGAATGCGATTCTCGATGCCGGCCTTCGCATCCCCGAGGATATCGCGCTGATCGGCTGCGGTAATCTGCACTACGACGCCTCGCTACGCGTTCCTCTCTCGAGCATCGATCAACGCAGCACGATGATCGGCGAGCGCGCTGCCGCCATCCTGCTGAATATGTTCAGCTCAAAAAAGAGGCCGCAGCCGGTGAGCGTGATCCTCAACCCTGAGCTGGTGGTTCGCGCCTCATCGCTTCGCAAACCAGCCCGGCAGAGCGGGACACGAGCTTCCGCACCGTGCAAATCCTCCCGCAGGCACTGA